From a single Micromonas commoda chromosome 5, complete sequence genomic region:
- a CDS encoding predicted protein, protein MTGRDGSAGADGASTSNDGASASSSPPRKHPWRWHPSRARHHESDSHPTWLRRRRHMFIVSDAGKPLWSRYGGEDSLAGFTAALSAIVAFVGDDGDALRSVGWLGSTADASGARPRRPHELTVLRRGPIVLAAMTSTGESPAALRRQLHLLHAQLIALLTRAVERALTRSSKFDARGRLLGGGTDALLGTLAHRMTWDPGCWMRAWAPLPLPPQWREKCVRALRDGLVRVMGGAGAGALVGVLLTDRHVAAIANADPRAGRSATVTASSTPSSYSSPAGGDRRAIGTAGGGGARASRGRASYYAGMDPDDVITLCNTVRSGASFRSNEESFAPVCLPNYDADGFAFAYVAYLRTSDGEVGGSSPEDEPGGRGIDSRDESSNEEGGVCLVLVSTSRDSFPAAAEARARVEETLRREGLLDRIAARVRSRSPSFDVGDSIPGSIAIPRDVPAAAGGGGVAGTPLLHFVYLRPPLGQYVAPDWSPPLHGRREQKRLLRTYQRVFHSMNRWWPSRREWDDDPFVSKNTSGESRGKSGDAAEAGSPLAAFFGGLRISSGGGGGGGAGGEDGGSVAGADDDVRDRRVHYEVCDDHVLLGCVGSDFELYVALDPLTRRSAAVAVCNRLCAWLRAEEAGLFAVC, encoded by the coding sequence atgacggggcgcgacgggtccgcgggggcggacggcgcgtccacgtcaaACGACGGGGCGTCCgcgtcttcttcgccgccgcgtaagCACCCGTGGCGGTGGCacccctcccgcgcgcgtcaccacGAGTCCGACTCTCACCCGACCTGGCTCCGGCGGAGGAGGCACATGTTCAtcgtgagcgacgcggggaaGCCCCTGTGGTCGCggtacggcggcgaggactcgctcgcggggttcaccgccgcgctctccgcgatcgtcgccttcgtcggcgacgacggcgacgcgcttcgATCCGTCGGTTGGCTGGGATCCACCGcagacgcgagcggcgcacgcccccgccggccgcACGAGTTGACGGTGCTGCGACGCGGTCCCatcgtgctcgcggcgatgacgtccacgGGAGAGTCCCCGGCCGCGCTGCGCAGGCAGCTTCACCTGCTCCACGCGCAGCTCATCGCCCTcctcacgcgcgcggtggagcgcgcgctgacGCGATCGTCCAAGTTCGACGCCCGGGGCCGGCTcctgggcggcggcaccgacgcgctgctcgggACGCTGGCGCATCGCATGACGTGGGATCCGGGGTGCTGGAtgcgcgcgtgggcgccgctGCCGTTACCGCCGCAGTGGAGGGAGAAGTGCGTGAGAGCGCTGAGGGACGGGTTGGTGCGGGTGATGGGCGGCGCTGGGGCCGGCGCGTTGGTGGGGGTGTTACTCACCGATCGGCACGTCGCCGCAATCGCCAACGCGGATCCCCGAGCGGGAAGATCGGCGACTGtaacggcgtcctcgactcCATCGTCGTactcctcccccgccggcggcgaccggcgcgcgatcggcaCCGCCGGGGGTGGTGGTGCCCGGGCGTCACGGGGACGTGCCAGTTACTACGCGGGGAtggacccggacgacgtcATCACCCTGTGCAACACGGTTCGATCCGGCGCGAGTTTCCGATCCAACGAAGAGAGCTTCGCGCCCGTGTGCCTGCCAAActacgacgccgacgggttcGCGTTCGCGTACGTCGCGTACCTGCGCacgagcgacggcgaagtGGGTGGGTCCTCACCCGAGGACGAACCCGGAGGTCGCGGGATCGATTCCCGTGACGAGTCTTCgaacgaggagggcggggtGTGCCTGGTTCTGGTGTCCACGTCTCGCGACtcgttcccggcggcggcggaggcgcgagcgcgggtcgAGGAGACGCTGCGGCGGGAAGGGCTCCTGGACCGCAtagccgcccgcgtccggtCCCGGTCACCGTcgttcgacgtcggcgattCGATACCGGGTTCGATCGCGAtacctcgcgacgtcccggccgccgccgggggcggcggcgtcgcgggcaccCCGCTCCTTCACTTCGTCTACCTCCGCCCGCCCCTCGGCCAGTACGTCGCGCCGGACTGGTCCCCGCCCCTgcacggccgccgcgagcagaAGCGGCTGCTTCGGACGTACCAGCGGGTGTTTCACTCGATGAATCGGTGGTGGCCGAGCCGACGGGAATGGGACGACGACCCGTTTGTTTCCAAGAATACGTCGGGTGAGTCCCGGGGCAAGTcgggggacgccgccgaggcgggctcgccgctcgccgcgttcttCGGCGGGCTCAGAATctcctcgggcgggggcgggggcgggggggctGGGGGGGAGGACGGCGGGTCCGTCgctggcgccgacgacgacgtccgcgatcgAAGGGTGCACTACGAGGTTTGCGACGACCACGTGCTGCTGGGATGTGTCGGGAGCGACTTTGAGCTCTACGTCGCGCTTGATCCCctgacgcggaggagcgccgccgtggcggtGTGCAACAGGCTGTGCGCGTggctccgcgccgaggaggccggaCTCTTCGCCGTGTGCTAA